From one Rattus norvegicus strain BN/NHsdMcwi chromosome 7, GRCr8, whole genome shotgun sequence genomic stretch:
- the Cnot2 gene encoding CCR4-NOT transcription complex subunit 2 isoform X11, with the protein MVTKPANEQSQDFSIHNEDFPALPGSSYKDPTSSNDDSKSNLSTSGKTTSSTDGPKFPGDKSSTTQNNNQQKKGIQVLPDGRVTNIPQGMVTDQFGMIGLLTFIRAAETDPGMVHLALGSDLTTLGLNLNSPENLYPKFASPWASSPCRPQDIDFHVPSEYLTNIHIRDKLAAIKLGRYGEDLLFYLYYMNGGDVLQLLAAVELFNRDWRYHKEERVWITRAPGMEPTMKTNTYERGTYYFFDCLNWRKVAKEFHLEYDKLEERPHLPSTFNYNPAQQAF; encoded by the exons ATGGTAACAAAACCTGCAAATGAGCAATCCCAGGACTTCTCAATACACAACGAAGATTTCCCAGCACTACCTGGCTCCAGCTATAAAGACCCAACGTCGAGTAATGACGACAGCAAGTCT AATTTGAGTACATCGGGGAAGACGACTTCAAGTACAGATGGGCCCAAATTTCCTGGAGATAAAAGTTcaacaacacaaaacaataaTCAGCAGAAAAAGGGGATCCAGGTGTTACCTGATG GTCGAGTTACTAACATTCCTCAAGGGATGGTGACGGACCAATTTGGAATGATTGGCCTGTTAACATTTATCAGGGCAGCAGAGACAGACCCGGGAATGGTACATCTTGCTTTAGGAAGTGACTTAACAACATTAGGCCTCAATCTGAACTCACCCGA aAATCTCTACCCCAAATTTGCATCACCCTGGGCTTCTTCACCTTGTCGACCTCAAGATATAG aCTTCCATGTTCCGTCAGAATATTTAACAAACATTCACATTAGGGATAAG CTGGCTGCAATCAAACTTGGCCGATATGGAGAAGACCTCCTCTTCTATCTCTATTACATGAACGGAGGAGACGTATTACAACTCTTAGCTGCAGTAGAGCT tttTAACCGTGATTGGAGATACCACAAGGAGGAGCGGGTATGGATTACCAGGGCACCAGGCATGGAGCCAACGATGAAAACCAACACATATGAGCGAGGAACCTACTACTTCTTTGACTGTCTCAACTGGAGGAAAGTAGCTAAG GAGTTCCATCTGGAATATGACAAGTTAGAAGAGCGGCCTCACCTGCCGTCCACCTTCAACTACAACCCTGCTCAGCAAGCCTTCTGA
- the Cnot2 gene encoding CCR4-NOT transcription complex subunit 2 isoform 4 (isoform 4 is encoded by transcript variant 4), with translation MSGFGMNRNQAFGMNNSLSSNIFNGTDGSENVTGLDLSDFPALADRNRREGSGNPTPLINPLAGRAPYVGMVTKPANEQSQDFSIHNEDFPALPGSSYKDPTSSNDDSKSNLSTSGKTTSSTDGPKFPGDKSSTTQNNNQQKKGIQVLPDGRVTNIPQGMVTDQFGMIGLLTFIRAAETDPGMVHLALGSDLTTLGLNLNSPENLYPKFASPWASSPCRPQDIDFHVPSEYLTNIHIRDKLAAIKLGRYGEDLLFYLYYMNGGDVLQLLAAVELFNRDWRYHKEERVWITRAPGMEPTMKTNTYERGTYYFFDCLNWRKVAKEFHLEYDKLEERPHLPSTFNYNPAQQAF, from the exons ATGGCAGTGAAAATGTGACAGGATTGGACCTTTCAGATTTCCCAGCATTAGCAGACCGGAATAGAAGGGAAGGAAGTGGCAACCCAACTCCATTAATAAACCCCTTGGCTGGAAGAGCCCCTTACG TTGGAATGGTAACAAAACCTGCAAATGAGCAATCCCAGGACTTCTCAATACACAACGAAGATTTCCCAGCACTACCTGGCTCCAGCTATAAAGACCCAACGTCGAGTAATGACGACAGCAAGTCT AATTTGAGTACATCGGGGAAGACGACTTCAAGTACAGATGGGCCCAAATTTCCTGGAGATAAAAGTTcaacaacacaaaacaataaTCAGCAGAAAAAGGGGATCCAGGTGTTACCTGATG GTCGAGTTACTAACATTCCTCAAGGGATGGTGACGGACCAATTTGGAATGATTGGCCTGTTAACATTTATCAGGGCAGCAGAGACAGACCCGGGAATGGTACATCTTGCTTTAGGAAGTGACTTAACAACATTAGGCCTCAATCTGAACTCACCCGA aAATCTCTACCCCAAATTTGCATCACCCTGGGCTTCTTCACCTTGTCGACCTCAAGATATAG aCTTCCATGTTCCGTCAGAATATTTAACAAACATTCACATTAGGGATAAG CTGGCTGCAATCAAACTTGGCCGATATGGAGAAGACCTCCTCTTCTATCTCTATTACATGAACGGAGGAGACGTATTACAACTCTTAGCTGCAGTAGAGCT tttTAACCGTGATTGGAGATACCACAAGGAGGAGCGGGTATGGATTACCAGGGCACCAGGCATGGAGCCAACGATGAAAACCAACACATATGAGCGAGGAACCTACTACTTCTTTGACTGTCTCAACTGGAGGAAAGTAGCTAAG GAGTTCCATCTGGAATATGACAAGTTAGAAGAGCGGCCTCACCTGCCGTCCACCTTCAACTACAACCCTGCTCAGCAAGCCTTCTGA